Genomic DNA from Leucobacter triazinivorans:
GCGATCCCTCCCGGCTGTCGAGCACGAACTCCGTGACCGCCCGCGTGATCCGCTGCCGCCCTTGCGGGTCGAGCCCCGCCTCCACCAGTTCGGCGCCGTCGTGCGCGATGCGGATCCGGAGCGCCGCGTCGTCGTAGGCGAGCCGCAGCGCGGCGAGCGCGGGGAAGTCCTGCAGTGACAGGCCCTTCGCCTTGGGCCAGTAGTCGAGCCCGTCTCGATCCTCCGGGGTCGCCGCGTCGGCGAAACGGAACGCCAGGACCCGATCCCCGGCGACACGGCCATCGCGCTGCACCGTGAGCCGATCCGGGCTCTCGGGCGTGAACCCCTTCACGGGGTAGCGGAAGAGCGCGGCGACCTGGGGCATGCCGCCATCCTCGCAGATGCCGGGCAGCACGGACGCCTCGCCGCTCGTGCGATAATTGCTCACAATGTCTCCTCGCAGTGTGAACCCCCCAGTGCCGGCGTCGACCGACCCCGCGAAGATCCGCAACTTCTGCATCATCGCGCACATCGACCACGGCAAGTCGACGCTCGCGGACCGCATGCTGCAGATCACGGGCACGGTCTCCGATCGCGACATGCGCGCGCAGTACCTCGACAACATGGATATCGAGCGCGAGCGCGGGATCACGATCAAGTCGCAGGCGGTGCGCATGCACTGGGACCTCGGCGGCGAGGCGCACGCCCTGAACATGATCGACACGCCGGGTCACGTCGACTTCAGCTACGAGGTGTCGCGCTCGCTCGCCGCGTGCGAGGGCGCCATCCTGCTGGTCGACGCCGCGCAGGGCATCGAGGCCCAGACGCTCGCCAACCTCTACCTGGCGATGGAGAACGATCTCGAGATCATTCCCGTGCTCAACAAGATCGACCTGCCCGCCGCCGATCCCGAGCGGGTGGCCGGCGAGATCGCCGACCTCATCGGCGGCGATCCCGACGACATCCTGAAGGTATCGGGCAAGACCGGCGCGGGCGTCGCGGAGCTGCTGGACCGCGTGGTCGAGCGGGTGCCGGCCCCGGTGGGCCGGGCGGATGCGCCCGCGCGCGCGATGATCTTCGACTCCGTCTACGACCCGTATCGGGGTGTGGTCACCTACGTGCGCGTGGTCGACGGCCGTCTCACGCCGCGCGAGAAGATCCTCATGATGTCGACGAAGGCAGAGCACGAGGCGCTCGAGATCGGCGTCTCCTCGCCGGGCCCGACTCCGACGAAGGGCCTCGCCGTGGGTGAGGTGGGCTACCTCATCACGGGCGTGAAGGACGTGCGCCAGTCGAAGGTCGGCGACACGGTCACCACGAAGCTGCGGGCGGCCCAGGAGGCCCTGCCCGGCTACACCGACCCGAAGCCGATGGTCTTCTCGGGCCTCTACCCGCTCGACGGCAGCGACTACCCGATCCTGCGCGAGGCGCTCGACAAGCTGAAGCTCTCGGACGCGGCGCTGCAGTACGAGCCGGAGACCTCCGTGGCGCTCGGCTTCGGCTTCCGCTGCGGCTTCCTCGGTCTGCTGCACCTCGAGATCATCTCCGAGCGGCTGCGCCGCGAGTTCGACCTCGATCTCATCGCGACCGCGCCGAGCGTGATCTACGAGGTGACCACCGACGACGGGAAGACCGTGACGGTCACCAACCCGTCCGAGTATCCCGACGGCAAGATCGCCAGCGTGCGCGAGCCGGTCGTGAAGACCGCGATCCTCGCCCCGAAGGACTACGTCGGCGCGATCATGGAGTTGTGCCAGAGCCGCCGCGGCAGCCTGCTCGGCATGGAGTACCTCGGCGAGCGGGTCGAGCTGCGCTACAGCATGCCGCTCGGCGAGATCGTGTTCGACTTCTTCGACCACCTGAAGAGCCGCACCCAGGGGTACGCGAGTCTCGACTACGAGCCGATGGGGGATCAGGAGGCCGATCTCGTGAAGGTCGACATCCTGCTGCAGGGCGACAAGGTCGACGCGTTCAGCGCGATCGTGCACCGCGACAACGCTTACCACTACGGCACGATGATGGCCGAGCGCCTGCGCAAGCTCATTCCGCGCCAGCAGTTCGAGGTGCCGATCCAGGCGGCGATCGGCGCGCGCGTCATCGCCCGCGAGACGATCCGCGCGATCCGCAAGGACGTGCTCGCCAAGTGCTACGGCGGCGACATCAGCCGCAAGCGCAAACTGCTCGAGAAGCAGAAGGAGGGCAAGAAGCGCATGAAGATGGTCGGCCGCGTCGAAGTGCCCCAGGAGGCCTTCATCGCGGCGC
This window encodes:
- the lepA gene encoding translation elongation factor 4, which translates into the protein MSPRSVNPPVPASTDPAKIRNFCIIAHIDHGKSTLADRMLQITGTVSDRDMRAQYLDNMDIERERGITIKSQAVRMHWDLGGEAHALNMIDTPGHVDFSYEVSRSLAACEGAILLVDAAQGIEAQTLANLYLAMENDLEIIPVLNKIDLPAADPERVAGEIADLIGGDPDDILKVSGKTGAGVAELLDRVVERVPAPVGRADAPARAMIFDSVYDPYRGVVTYVRVVDGRLTPREKILMMSTKAEHEALEIGVSSPGPTPTKGLAVGEVGYLITGVKDVRQSKVGDTVTTKLRAAQEALPGYTDPKPMVFSGLYPLDGSDYPILREALDKLKLSDAALQYEPETSVALGFGFRCGFLGLLHLEIISERLRREFDLDLIATAPSVIYEVTTDDGKTVTVTNPSEYPDGKIASVREPVVKTAILAPKDYVGAIMELCQSRRGSLLGMEYLGERVELRYSMPLGEIVFDFFDHLKSRTQGYASLDYEPMGDQEADLVKVDILLQGDKVDAFSAIVHRDNAYHYGTMMAERLRKLIPRQQFEVPIQAAIGARVIARETIRAIRKDVLAKCYGGDISRKRKLLEKQKEGKKRMKMVGRVEVPQEAFIAALSGDVEGKEAKK